A region of the Bdellovibrionota bacterium genome:
TAAGGCTCCGGCTAACCAGGACAGCGCATCTCAAAAACACTGCCGGTACGTTGAGGAAGTATTGCAGAGAACTGTGACCCAGGGCGAGACGAAACAGTGGCAGGATGTCCCGGTTCCCCGATGTTATTGCTCGCAGGCTGTTTTCAACGGTGCGGGATTGAAGGAGATTGGGTGGACGACAGGTGATTTGAAGAATGGTGTTTACTGTATACAGGGCGACTTTGATGGCAACGGGACTCCTGACTTCGCGTTCCCAGGAAAAGGATTTAGTCAGAAGAACCGGGTCAAAGCCAAAGTTGTTCTCTTCGGGCCGGAACAAATTCTTAAGACGGTCGGGATTGAAAGCGTGGGTGATTTACACACTTTGGATCAGCGCGTGCCTGTGCCTCATAAAAGCGGCGATTGCCTCGTGGAATTCTTCCCGGCCATTGACATAACCACCCCCGGGGACGCCGTTATTTACTGCTACGATGGTGATCAATTTGCTACTCATCCAATGGGACGGAGATAATTCGATGCATTGGAACAAGATGTTCGACAACCGCTGTATGAAAACGCGTTTATCGGCAATGATCTTGGTTTGGACCGTATTGGGTTGCCAGCAACCTCCAAAAGAAGAAGCGAAGGTTGACGTGGGCGATATGAATCGTCTTCAGGCGGAATTAGCAGCGGTAAAGGATGATAGGGCTAGAATGCAGAAAGAAATCGAGAATCTGCAGGCGCAATTAAAATCCCAAGAGACGTTGTCGGCGCTGATCGAGAGCTCGTTTCTAAACTCCCCCAAACTTGGCTTTACGTCCGTGACGTTTATTCATGATCTTGTTTGTTGTGACCAGGAGGCAACTACATCTGGTGTGGAATCGGCTTCGGGATTTAATTGCGTCACCAAGATTGAGACCTGTAAGAGCTGGGTCGAATCCGAACAAAAAAAGGCACAGGTCTTGTCCGCCGGCCTTTCCGAATTAGCGAAATCGCATACCAACGTGAAACCATTTCTTCGGGGCTGGCGTGTGGCCAATCTGATCGTTAGTCACGTAAGCAAACTTAAGGGCCATCCAATTCGATCGCTGCACTATAATTTTATGGGAGCCAGCGAACTCGTTGCAACGGTAGAACTCAAGGATTACCGCGTGTTTCTTGTGTATCTAAGGCCAGACAAAGCGGTCGCGTCCGTAGTCATCCAGTCGGCTGCCGGCACACTGTTGGAGCCAGTCGAGGCACGAGTAGGTCGAAACCAAATCCTCATTCGGTTTTCCAGGCAAACAAATATGGGATGTGACATACCGGACTTTCGGACGGAGGAGACGGTAGTCTGGAATTATGCGACAGATGCTCACGAGATTATGGCGGTAAAAAACGTGAAGCAAGACGGGGGTGGAAAAGGTTGCCTAGAAGGCGCGGTAGAATGTACGCCTTTGTTGGCCACTTTCAATCCACTGGAAGCGATGCCGGATCAGTGGTGCGTTGAGACCTGCGAGGCACATGCAACGGAGTGTCCGCCCAAAACCGCGGTTGGTGACCCGTCAAAGTATATCAGGCTAGTACGGGGAAATTCTGACAGACAATAAGGATACGGAGCCAATCGACGTTTTTCTGCGCGCCCACGATAGTTTCTTTTTGCCCAATGTGCTCAATAATCGGTCGGACGTCGAGGCAGCCGATCTTGAGTCAGGCTAGTCCGTCGAGATACTCAGGGGTTTGATTCCATCAAAGCGAATAACCGCCGTGCCCTGAACTGGGTTGACCACAACAACCGTTGATCCGAAAAGTAACTTGTCCAGAAAGATCGCAAGACATCCACCATTGTTAATGCGAGCGGACGGATACGCGATGGCCTCAATTTCAGAGTGATCAAACGCGAAGGCACCAATTTTCTGGGAATAGGCGGGGATCATCAGCACGTCTTGGAAGTACTCCCAACTTTCATGTTCAACGCTGAGTAGGATGTCTCGCTGGATTCCATTGGTCTCACAGGCTTCCGCCGTACGAAGATCCCAAACGCGCTGGAGATCGACGATGACGGGAAAGTACTTAAACGAGTGGATGGGCCGGAGGCCGTGCGTACACTCGGTTAGAGCCGTTTTTTCTGAATCACCAACATAAAGGACGCGCGCGGCTAGCACTTCGCTCCGAGGTTTAAAGTTAAATCTGCCACCTCGACGAACGGCTCCGTCCGTACTCAAGGGAGTTTGAGAATATTCGTCGCGGACTGCTCGCCCCCATGGATCATTGTCGAACGAGCGGACAGTCTTGGGATCAAAATGGAACTTAGATAAGAGCTCTGCAATTCTCTTTTCCTCGGATTTTGCTTCATTGGTGACTTCCGCAAGAAGTGCGGACGTGGGTTTCCCAATTATGACAACTTCATCTGGTTCGTTCAGTGCGACCTGCTTTGACGAACCTTTAATACCCTCCCTCACCCGCGCGAATCCTTTCAATGAGACTCAAAACACCATCCAAATTTCCCCGCGTGAGTTCATCCATTGGAGAACGGCCGCGCCATTCCTTCAAGGGTGTGTGAAGCCATCTCTTAATCTCATCGGCTTCTGCGATTTCGGCCAAAAGACTAATGCTGTAGAGTAGAGGTTGAAGTTGTTTAATCATTTCTGCGGTCGCGAATTTGTGCCGTTGGAGTGTACGGGTGCTTTTGTTCGTAAGTGTGGAAAACTCGGAAAGAGTTGCACCTAGGAATTTTCTAAATTTTGGCAACGATAGGTTGGCTCCCTCATAATACGGTAGCTTTCGTTGAGCATCGCTGATCAGTCTTGATTGGTTCATCGCAGTTTCATTACGCCGATGGCGTTACTATGTCTAGCAATTGTCTCATAATTGACACAAATCTGTCTACAGCATGGCAGCCTTTTGGGAGAATCGTATACACTAAGTTATTAAAACCACTTACTTTAATTAAACACGAGCTGTTTTGCCATCAATAACACTGCGTGGCGCGGGGAACCTTTAGCCCCTGCTAAAATCAACGCCCGCGCCAATTTGCCGAAGTTGGTGGGTTCCAGGCCGGCCGATGGCCGTAGGTTCAGCTTTCGTGACAGCGCGAAGCGCTGGCGCGAAAGGTGATGGTTAGCAGGACACTCGCAAATCATGGAAGGTGTTTTTTGCAAAGCGCTCACGCGCGTGCAAACTGCATGCGTGAGGAGGGGCCGTCTTCGGCCCCGACGAAGGCAGGCAGTTTGCAATCACGACTTCTCGAATTTGGACTTGAAAAAAGTTCGAGCAGAGGCCCACAATCCCCGCTCGCTTCGGGGCCCCGTCAGGGGCGGTGAAGCGAGCGGGCGGGTGAGAACACCCGTCAACGCGCGACCAGCGGGCCCGGATCTGCCTGAACCTCGTCGCAAAGAACTTCGCACGATGATTCACGAAATTTCGATGGGTTGTCTAAGCGCTTGTCGCGTGTGAACGTCCGGTGAGAATCCCCCTCTCCGCTCCACAAAATAAATAATAATAATTTTTTTATGAATTCTTAAGCGGCACGTGCTTGAATCTGCACTCTGTAGCCGATGGCAGAAAGAATCGCGACCAGCTTGTCAATGGTCATGTGCCCGACTTGACCCGAAAAGATTCTCCACACGCGATCCTGGGTTAATCCAGGAACGAATGCGGCTAATCGACGTTGACTAATTCCGTTTCTTCCACAGTACCGCCGGATCACTTCCACAAGCTCGCCCT
Encoded here:
- a CDS encoding RES family NAD+ phosphorylase: MREGIKGSSKQVALNEPDEVVIIGKPTSALLAEVTNEAKSEEKRIAELLSKFHFDPKTVRSFDNDPWGRAVRDEYSQTPLSTDGAVRRGGRFNFKPRSEVLAARVLYVGDSEKTALTECTHGLRPIHSFKYFPVIVDLQRVWDLRTAEACETNGIQRDILLSVEHESWEYFQDVLMIPAYSQKIGAFAFDHSEIEAIAYPSARINNGGCLAIFLDKLLFGSTVVVVNPVQGTAVIRFDGIKPLSISTD